The uncultured Pseudodesulfovibrio sp. genome contains the following window.
GGGCAGCGACGCGTTTTACATGATGCCCTGCGACATGCAGGCGGCCGACAAGGCCTGGACCGGCCTGATGGGCGGCTCCGGCCAGATCGGTTACGACCTGGAAGGGGCTGACCTGGTCCTGCTGGCCGGGGCGGACGCCCTGGAATCCTGGGGCCCGACAGTCGTCAACCTCAAGTCGTTTGCGGCCAACGAGTCCGGCAAGTTCATCTTCGCCGGTCCCATGCAGACCAAGACCGCTTCCGTGACCTCCAAGTGGGTTCCGGTTCCGGCCGAGGGCATGGCCGCATTCACCCTGGGCATCGCCTACTATGTCCTGCAGGCCGGGAAGACCGTTAACACGGCCGACTTCAGCCAGTTCAAGGCCATGGTCATGAGCGAGTACAGCCCGGCCAAGGTCGAGGCAGCCACCGGCGTCAAGGCCGATCAGTTGGCCGCCCTGGCCAAACAGCTGCTGACCGCCTCCAACCCGGTGGTGGTTCCCGCTGGCCCGGTCGCGGCCCACGGTGCGGCGTTCGCGCTGAACCTGCTGCTCGGCGGTGCCATGAAGGCTCTGCCCGAGTTCGCCAAGGCCATTCCGTCCGCCATGTCCCGCTCCGAGATGTTCAAGTCGGACATCCTGGAAGGCGTGGATACCGACCTGCTGTTCGTCTACGAGGCCAACCCCGCCTACGCCCTGCCCGAAAAGGTCAAGGCCGGCTTCACCGTGGCCTTCGACGTGGTCCAGACCGAAACCACGGCAACGGCCAACCTGGTCCTGCCGAGCCTGCATCCCTATGAACGGTTCGACGATCTGGCCAGCCCCTACGGTTTGGCCGCCGCCACCTACTCCCTGGGTGCGCCGGTCTGCAAACCGTCCGTGGACGCGGCTTCCGCCGCCACCTTCATGCTCGGCCTGGCCGACCTCGGCTTCGAGTCCTTCGAAGAGGTCCTCGGTGCCAAGGCTGAAGCCATTGGCGCGGATATGGACGCCCTGCAGGGCGGCGAGGCTTACGTGGTAGAAGGCGAAACTCCGATGGCCGCTTCTCTTGCAGCCAACGTGCTTGGCAAGGCCGCGGTTCCCGTCAAGGGTACCGGTGCCGTGGGACTGGCTCCCTACACCATGCTCAACGTCGGTACCGCCAATCAGGCTACCACGCCCAACGCGCCGTGCACCATCAGCAACAACCAGCTGGTCGGCGACCACATGGTCGTGATGATGGGTTCGGCCACCGCCAAACAGCTTGGCGTGACCGTCGGGTCCAAGGTCAAGCTCTCCGGTGGGAAGGGCGAATGCGAAGCCCTGGTTCAGATCTTCGAAGGCGTCATGCCCGGCGTCGTGGCCGCTCCGCTGGGGCTGGGCCATACCGTGGGCGACGAGTTCTCGAAGGGCAAGGGCGATAATGTCTACAAGATTCTCACGGTGAGCTCGGAGGCTGCCGCCGGCGCCTCCACATGGGCCGGTTCCACTGTGAACGTCGCCAAAATCTAGGGGGAACCGTCAATGCAAACTAAAGAATTCAAAATCAGATGGGGCATGGTCATTGATATTGACAAATGCACCGGCTGCGGCGCCTGTATGGTCGGCTGCCAGGTGGAAAACAATATCGCTCCCATGACCAAAAGCGACCCCTATAACTACGTTCAGGCCCTGACCAAGCCGCGCGATGACGCGTCGAACAAGCTCAGGACCCTGACCTGGATGAACGTCTACGAGTTGTCCAACGGCAAGGCCTTCCCGGAACACGAGACCGCCTACCTGCCGCGTCCCTGCATGCAGTGCGGCACTCCGGCTTGTGTGCCCGTGTGCCCGGTCGTTGCCACGGACAAGAACGAGGAGGGCGGCATCGTCTCCCAGATCTACCCCCGTTGCATCGGCTGTAGATACTGCATGGCTGCCTGCCCCTACCACGCCCGGTACTTCAACTGGTGGGATCCCCTCTGGCCGGAAGGCATGGACAAGGGCTTGAGCCCGTCCACCTCCGTGCGACCGCGCGGCGTGGTCGAGAAGTGCAGCTTCTGCCACTCTCGTTACCTGGCGGCCAAGGACAAGGCCCGCATGGACGGCGAGGATCCGATGAACCTGCCCGAAGGCGCGTACACCACCGCCTGCGCAGACATCTGCCCGACCAAGGCGATCACCTTCGGCGACCTGAACAACCCGGAGCACAAGGTGCATGAGCTCTCCAAGAGCCCGCACGCGTTCCGTCTGCTCGAGAAGCTGGGGCTGCATCCGCAGGTCTACTACATGTCCGAGCGCGAATGGGTCCGCAAGCAGGGTGACAACTACAACGCCGAAGCCGGCGGACACCACTAGGAGGCTGAACAATGGATAGCAAACTCTTTCCGGAAGGAGTGCAGCGTTGCTCCTTCGGCAAGTTCCTGATTTGGACAGCCGTCATTCTGGCCTTCTTCCTGTGGGGCCTCTACGCCGCCGTGCTCGTCCTGTATAATGGAATCGGCACCACCGGCCTGGACAACTACTTCGGGTTCGGTGCCTGGATCACCTTTGACCTGGCCGTGATCGCCTTGGGCGCCGGTGCGTTCTTCACCGGTCTGCTCAAGTACATCCTCAAGATCAAACAGCTTGAGAAGATCATCAACCTGACTGTTGTCGTGGGCTTCATCTGTTACTCCGGCGCCATGCTGGTCCTGACGCTCGACATCGGGCAGCCCGGCCGCGCGTGGTTCGGTTACTGGCATCCGAACGTCCACTCCATGCTGACCGAAGTTATCTTCTGCATCACCTGCTACTGCACCGTCCTGATCATCGAGTTCGTCCCGCTGGTCCTGGAGCAGAAGCAGCTGAACAAGATTCCCTTCATCCACGCCCTAGCCCACAACATGCACGTGAACATGGCTTTGTTCGCCGGTATCGGCGCATTCCTGTCCACCTTCCACCAGGGGTCCCTGGGTGGCATGTACGGCGTCCTGATCGGTCGTCCCTTCGCCTTCCGCGAGGGCTTCTTCATCTGGCCGTGGACCTTCTTCCTGTTCGTTCTCTCCGCCGTGGGTTCCGGTCCGGTTTTCACCGTCCTGGTTGCCACCTTCATGGAGAAGCTGACCGGCAAGAAACTGGTGGATTACAAGACCAAGGCCCTCATGGGCAAGATTGCCGGCACCATGCTGACCGTCTACATGTTCTTCAAGATTCTGGACACCTGGGGTTGGGCCACCGGCTACCTGCCCTCTGTCGGCCTGACCTTTGATGAGATGTTCTACGGTTTCATTTACGGCAAGTGGTTGCTCTACACGGAGATCGTCATCTGCGGTGTGATCCCGGCCATCATGCTGATCACCCCGTCCATTCGCAATCGTCCGGCCCTGCTGTACACCGCAGCCATTCTCGACTGCATCGGCGTGTCCCTGAACCGGTACATCTTCACCGTTCAGACCATCGCCTTCCCGAGCATGCCGTTCGACAGCTGGCAGGTTTACTACCCCAACTGGGTTGAGTACGCCTCCTCGATCATGATCGTGGCTTACGGCTTCCTGGTTCTGACCCTGGTGTACCGGTACCTGCCGCTGTTCCCGCAGGAACGCGAACTGAACTAGTTCGCACCAGCCTTTAAAAAATCAAGACCGCTCTTCGGAGCGGTCTTTTTTTATGCGTTGAACGGGATTTCCTTTTGTTGTCTTTGCCCCGGACTTCCAGGGCGCAAGCTGTATCGGACACCCGTCTTGGTTCAACCGCATTCCATGTTTGCTAGATGATTGAAAAGAGCGTATCCGTTATGCGATGGGCTGTTCGTACGTCTGCTTATGAATATGCGGAATAAGCGATTACCAGAGGAGGCGAGGCATGATGGCGAGAGTCAGGGGGCTTTCCGCAGTGGCGGTATTGCTTTTTTCGGTCTTGCTTCTCGCTGCCTGCACCGATTCCGGGAATGATCAGCAATCTTCCTCCGGAACAGGGGCAGGGCAGGAGGCCGAGCTGCAACAGCCCAAGGTCGTGCTTGCTTCAACCCAAGCTGTGCCTCTTGTGTATACGACAGGCAAGCCCACGTTCGTCACCATCGGCACCGGCGGTATCTCCGGCGTGTACTATCCCACGGGCGGAGCCATCGCCAACATGGTCAATCTCAAGCGGGACAAATACAATATCCGGGCCACGGTCGAGGCAACGGGCGGGTCTGTCTTCAATATCAACGGAGTCCTCGCCGGGGATCTTCAATTCGGCCTTGCACAGGCCGACCGCCAGTTTCAGGCTGTGCACGGCTTGGCCGAGTGGCAGTCGCGCGGACCGCAGAAGAAGCTGTGCTCCGTATTTTCTTTGCATCCGGAGACGGTAACTCTGGTGGCCACAGACGATTCGGGCATCCGCGACATCAACGACCTGAAGGGTAAACGGGTCAATATCGGCAACCCCGGCTCAGGACAGCACCAAAACTCTTTGGATGCCTTGAACGCTGCAGGGATTGACCTCGCTGAAATGGAAGTCGTCGAGGTCAAGGCCGTGAAGGCTATCAGGATGCTTGAAGCCGGTGAATTGGACGCTTTTTTTTATACGGTTGGGCATCCTTCGGCAGCTATCCTCAAGGTTACCAGAGGAGAACGAAAAGTGCGTTTCGTGCCGATCGTCGGTGTTGACACCTTGTTCGTGCTGCACCCCTATTATGTCCCGTCGCGGATCAACATGAAATACTATCCCGGAGCTGCCAACAAAGGCGAAGACGTGGAAAGCTTCGGGGTCAAGGCTACCCTGGTGACCTCGACGGATGTCCCGGCACCTGTCGTCTATGCCATAACAAGAGAGGTCCTTGAAAATTTCGAGACCTTCAAGGCGCAGCAGCCTGCATTTTCGGGATTGACGAAAAAGTCCATGCTGCAGGGATTATCCGCGCCCATCCATCCCGGTGCGGAGAAATACTACCACGAAGCAGGGCTGCAATAACCGGGCAGGCCGGTGGCATAAAACCGTATTTGATCTATCCGGTTGGAATTTGTGGCGGATCATTCGGAGCGTTTCGACATGGGGAAAACAGGGTGGTCCGCGTAGGGATTATGCCCGGAAAAACGACATGAAACCGTTGCGGGACGGGAGTTGACAATGTTGTATTTTTCCCCGGATGCCTTGACTTTATTTCAATTTCGGACAATATTTTTTGTCTGTGACTGGGGCTCTGTCGGTCCGTCTGGGTACGTGGCGGATTGGAGGGGCTTTTTATCTTTATTTTCACATTCAGGTTCGGAGACAACTGCAAATGGCAATGATTGAAGTGCAGAAACTGCACAAGTGGTATGGCGATTTTCACGTTCTGCAGGGGATCACCGAATCCGTGAACAAGGGCGAGGTGCTGGTCATCTGCGGCCCGTCCGGGTCCGGCAAATCCACCTTCATTCGCTGTATCAACCGGCTCGAGGAATACCAGAAGGGACAGATCCTGTTCGACGGCAAGGACATCCTTGACAAGGACGTCAATATCAACGATCTGCGGGCCGAAATCGGTATAGTATTCCAGCAGTTCAATCTTTACCCCCACCTTTCGGTACTGCGCAACGTCACCCTGGCTCCCACCAAGGTCAAGAACATGCCCAAGGACCAGGCCGAGGAGATCGCCCTGCATCTGCTCGAGCGGGTGGGCATCCACGACCAGGCACACAAATATCCGGCCGAACTTTCCGGCGGTCAGCAGCAGCGTGTAGCCATCGCCCGTTCCCTGGCCATGAAGCCCAAGGTCATGCTTTTTGACGAGCCCACCTCGGCGCTCGACCCTGAGATGATCAACGAGGTGCTTAACGTTATGAAAGACCTGGCGCGCGAGGGCATGACCATGCTCTGCGTGACCCACGAGATGGGCTTTGCCCGCGAAGTGGCCGACCGCGTCCTGTTCATGGACGGCGGGGTGGTCGTAGAGCAGGCCGCTCCCGACGAATTCTTCAGCAATCCCCAACACGAGCGCGCAAAGAACTTCCTGAAGGAAATTCTTTAATTGGCATAAAACTGGAATCTCTAGAGAGAGGAGGATTCATGAAACGTTTGGTATTGATTCTGGCACTGGTCCTGTCCTTCGCCTTTGCGGCCAACGCTGCATTCGCTGGCAAAATCGAGGACATCAAGGCCAAGGGCGTGCTGGTTTGCGGCGTCAAGGACTCCGTTAACCTGTTCGGTTTCGTCGACCCCAACACCAAGGAACTGGTGGGCTTCGACGTGGACATCTGCAAGTACATCGCTGACAAGCTCGGCGTGAAGACCGAGTTCAAGGTCGTCACCTCCAAGAACCGCATCCCGATGCTGGCTCAGGGCTCCGTGGACATGCTGGCCGCCACCATGACCCACAAGTTCTCCCGTGACGAGCAGATCGACTTCTCGATCACCTATTTCATGGACGGCCAGAAGCTGCTGGTCGAAAAGGGCTCCGGCATCAACTCCACCGACGATCTGGCCAACAAGAAGGTCGGTACCGTCAAGGGCTCCACTTCCGAAAAGAACATCAAGGCCGCCCAGCCCAAGGCCCAGGTCATCTCCTATGACGAGTACCCGCAGGCCTTCATGGCTCTGAAGCAGGGCAAGGTCAAGGCTGTGACCACCGACTCCGGCATCCTGGCCGGTCTCAAGGCCGGTGACGACAATCCCGACAAGTGGGAAATCGTCGGCGCCTTCTTCTCCTCCGAGCCCTACGGTCTCGGCGTTCCGCAGAACGATTCCGCTTTCCGCGACTTCGTCAACAAGTCCCTCAACGAGATGTGGCTCGATGGTTCCTACCAGAAGCTCTTCAAGAAGTGGATGGGTTACGACCTGCCCGCCGGCTGGGAGATGGAACTCTGGCCCATGTAAGGC
Protein-coding sequences here:
- the qrcB gene encoding menaquinone reductase molybdopterin-binding-like subunit QrcB, which gives rise to MSVARRTFIQLGAGATVGILFTPTVWKALDDVSIWTQNWPWIPTLKYGAMEAKPTVSKMCESGCAVKVRTVAGEAFGTMGNEDNPISGGGICPLCANGVQVKNSPNRIKAPMLDGQEITWEKAQEVVAEKLAAAGSKVAVISGDQTGTANEVFSALLTSKGSDAFYMMPCDMQAADKAWTGLMGGSGQIGYDLEGADLVLLAGADALESWGPTVVNLKSFAANESGKFIFAGPMQTKTASVTSKWVPVPAEGMAAFTLGIAYYVLQAGKTVNTADFSQFKAMVMSEYSPAKVEAATGVKADQLAALAKQLLTASNPVVVPAGPVAAHGAAFALNLLLGGAMKALPEFAKAIPSAMSRSEMFKSDILEGVDTDLLFVYEANPAYALPEKVKAGFTVAFDVVQTETTATANLVLPSLHPYERFDDLASPYGLAAATYSLGAPVCKPSVDAASAATFMLGLADLGFESFEEVLGAKAEAIGADMDALQGGEAYVVEGETPMAASLAANVLGKAAVPVKGTGAVGLAPYTMLNVGTANQATTPNAPCTISNNQLVGDHMVVMMGSATAKQLGVTVGSKVKLSGGKGECEALVQIFEGVMPGVVAAPLGLGHTVGDEFSKGKGDNVYKILTVSSEAAAGASTWAGSTVNVAKI
- a CDS encoding ABC transporter substrate-binding protein; its protein translation is MKRLVLILALVLSFAFAANAAFAGKIEDIKAKGVLVCGVKDSVNLFGFVDPNTKELVGFDVDICKYIADKLGVKTEFKVVTSKNRIPMLAQGSVDMLAATMTHKFSRDEQIDFSITYFMDGQKLLVEKGSGINSTDDLANKKVGTVKGSTSEKNIKAAQPKAQVISYDEYPQAFMALKQGKVKAVTTDSGILAGLKAGDDNPDKWEIVGAFFSSEPYGLGVPQNDSAFRDFVNKSLNEMWLDGSYQKLFKKWMGYDLPAGWEMELWPM
- a CDS encoding amino acid ABC transporter ATP-binding protein, translated to MAMIEVQKLHKWYGDFHVLQGITESVNKGEVLVICGPSGSGKSTFIRCINRLEEYQKGQILFDGKDILDKDVNINDLRAEIGIVFQQFNLYPHLSVLRNVTLAPTKVKNMPKDQAEEIALHLLERVGIHDQAHKYPAELSGGQQQRVAIARSLAMKPKVMLFDEPTSALDPEMINEVLNVMKDLAREGMTMLCVTHEMGFAREVADRVLFMDGGVVVEQAAPDEFFSNPQHERAKNFLKEIL
- the qrcD gene encoding menaquinone reductase integral membrane subunit QrcD, with translation MDSKLFPEGVQRCSFGKFLIWTAVILAFFLWGLYAAVLVLYNGIGTTGLDNYFGFGAWITFDLAVIALGAGAFFTGLLKYILKIKQLEKIINLTVVVGFICYSGAMLVLTLDIGQPGRAWFGYWHPNVHSMLTEVIFCITCYCTVLIIEFVPLVLEQKQLNKIPFIHALAHNMHVNMALFAGIGAFLSTFHQGSLGGMYGVLIGRPFAFREGFFIWPWTFFLFVLSAVGSGPVFTVLVATFMEKLTGKKLVDYKTKALMGKIAGTMLTVYMFFKILDTWGWATGYLPSVGLTFDEMFYGFIYGKWLLYTEIVICGVIPAIMLITPSIRNRPALLYTAAILDCIGVSLNRYIFTVQTIAFPSMPFDSWQVYYPNWVEYASSIMIVAYGFLVLTLVYRYLPLFPQERELN
- a CDS encoding TAXI family TRAP transporter solute-binding subunit, with translation MMARVRGLSAVAVLLFSVLLLAACTDSGNDQQSSSGTGAGQEAELQQPKVVLASTQAVPLVYTTGKPTFVTIGTGGISGVYYPTGGAIANMVNLKRDKYNIRATVEATGGSVFNINGVLAGDLQFGLAQADRQFQAVHGLAEWQSRGPQKKLCSVFSLHPETVTLVATDDSGIRDINDLKGKRVNIGNPGSGQHQNSLDALNAAGIDLAEMEVVEVKAVKAIRMLEAGELDAFFYTVGHPSAAILKVTRGERKVRFVPIVGVDTLFVLHPYYVPSRINMKYYPGAANKGEDVESFGVKATLVTSTDVPAPVVYAITREVLENFETFKAQQPAFSGLTKKSMLQGLSAPIHPGAEKYYHEAGLQ
- the qrcC gene encoding menaquinone reductase iron-sulfur cluster-binding subunit QrcC — encoded protein: MQTKEFKIRWGMVIDIDKCTGCGACMVGCQVENNIAPMTKSDPYNYVQALTKPRDDASNKLRTLTWMNVYELSNGKAFPEHETAYLPRPCMQCGTPACVPVCPVVATDKNEEGGIVSQIYPRCIGCRYCMAACPYHARYFNWWDPLWPEGMDKGLSPSTSVRPRGVVEKCSFCHSRYLAAKDKARMDGEDPMNLPEGAYTTACADICPTKAITFGDLNNPEHKVHELSKSPHAFRLLEKLGLHPQVYYMSEREWVRKQGDNYNAEAGGHH